DNA sequence from the Actinomycetota bacterium genome:
TGCACGTTCGACGTGGAGCCCGTGGGCATCGACACGCGCCACGAGTGGTTCGGTACCTTCGAAGTCCGCGGGAGATATCGCTTTCTGGTGGCAGAGTCCGGGGGCCGGGTTGTGGGGTGGGCCACCAGCAGCCCGTATCGTCCGCGCAGGGCCTACGAGACGTCCGTCGAGACGACCGTGTACGTGGCTCAGCAGGCAACCAGGGGCGGCATCGCGACCAGCCTTTACTCCGCGTTGATGGACCTTGTGGCAGGTGAGGACGTCCATCGCGCCTACGGCGTCATCGCCCTGCCGAACGAGCCATCCGTGCGGCTGCACGAACGGCTCGGCTTCCGGCTGTCGGGCCTGTTCAGCGAGCAGGGCCGGAAGTTCGGACGCTGGTGGGACGTCGCCTGGTACGAGAAGAAGTTCGATGATTGAGGATCTGGACGACACCTGCGTAGAGCTCGAGGCGCTGTCGCCTGAACTGGTCGGGTCGCTACTGGAACTCATGGAGCTGGCCTATGGCCTGCGCTTCTCCCCCCATGACTGGGACAACGCGAGCGGGGGTCGCCACTTCATCGTCTTCCGGGGAGGCGC
Encoded proteins:
- a CDS encoding GNAT family N-acetyltransferase, translated to MIRVRSLGIRNGTAGDLAAVNEIYNHYVLTSHCTFDVEPVGIDTRHEWFGTFEVRGRYRFLVAESGGRVVGWATSSPYRPRRAYETSVETTVYVAQQATRGGIATSLYSALMDLVAGEDVHRAYGVIALPNEPSVRLHERLGFRLSGLFSEQGRKFGRWWDVAWYEKKFDD